The Streptomyces sp. ALI-76-A nucleotide sequence GCATCACCGGGGCGCTGCGCAGCAGGTTCGCCTCCCCCGCCCCGGTGGCGGCCCGCTGGCGGGCCATGCACATGCTGGCCTACCCCGCCTGGTGCGCGGCCCTGCTGCACGGCCTGTACGCGGGCCGCGCGGCGAAGCCGATCTTCACGATCCTGTACGGCCTGGCCGTGCTCGGCGTCACCGCGGCCCTCGCCCTGCGCGCGGCCCCGCGCCCGGTCAAGCGCCAGGTCGCCGACAGAATCGCCGCGTTCATGGGCTCCGACGAGCGTCCGGGCCGCGCGGACCTGGACGCGAGCCGGGCCAGGATGGCGGAGTCCACGGGCGCCCTGCCGGGCTACGAGAACCAGCGGGGGAACCGGTCCCAGACCCGCGCCAACCCCTCGTACCAGGCCCCCGCGGCCCCGGAGCCCGCGAACGGCTTCGCCGCCGCCTACCGTGCCGTCTCCACGCCTCCCCGCCCGCGTCAGCAGCCGTTCCCGGCCGACCAGACCGCGCGCATGGACCTGCCGATGGACATGCAGCCCACGGAGGCCATCCCGCGCACGGACGGCGGCAGCACGTCGGGCAGCTGGCCGATCCCCTCCCCGCCACCGGTCGGCGAGGCACCTCCGTCGGCCTACGACCCGCTCAACGACACCGGATACAACATCCCGGCGTACGGCAACGCGGGCGCGGCGGGATACGGCTCGAGTGACGTGTACGACACCGGTGAGACGAACACCCTCTACGGCGCGTACTACCCGGACGACACGTACAACAACAGCGGTCCCGCCACTGAACCACCGCCCGGCGCCTCGTACGACTTCGACGCACCGGGCTCGGGCGAACCTTGGAACACGCCTTCCGGAGGCTATAGGTGAACGAGGCCCTGCCCGACGTCCCCGAAGTCCGCGTCGTCGGCCTTCCCCAGCTCACGTCGGGCTTCGACCTTGTCGAACGACTTGACCTGCCCATGCACCTGAAGGTGCACGGGCCGCTCGAACCGATGGGGGGCGAGCAACTCGCGAAGCTCTCCGAGAACATCAACCTGAAGGGCCGCGGCGGCGCGGGCTTCCCCTTCCACAAGAAGCTGCGTTCGGTCGCCGAAGCGGCGATCAAACGCGGTGTGCGGCCGGTCGTCGTCGTCAACGGCAGCGAGGACGAACCGGCCTGCCGCAAGGACACGGTGCTCATCAACCGTGCCCCGCACCTCATCCTGGACGGCGCGCTGCTGGTCGCCGAGGCACTGGGTGCCCGCACGCTCGTGGTGGGGGTCACCCGGGAGTCCACACAGCGCTCCATGGAGGCGGCGCTCGCCGAACGCGGCCTCAGCAACGGCCGCCGGTCGGCTCTTCGCGCGCGCGTGCAGCGCAATCCGGTGCGCATGGTCACCGGCGCGGCCGCGTCGCTGGTCCGCTCCATCGACGGCGGCCCGGCGATCCCGCCCGGCCGCAAGGTCAGCGCCTCGCAGAACGGTGTCGGCGGCGCGCCCACACTGCTGTCGAACGCCGAGACGTTCGCCCAGCTGGCGATCGCCGCCCGCATCGGCCCCGAGCGCTACGGCAACACCGGCCTGTACGACGAGCCCGGCACCGTCATGCTCACGGTCTCCGGCGCCGTCGCCCGCCCCATGGTGATCGAGGTCCCCACCGGCGTGCCGCTGCGCTACGTCCTCCAGCTCGCCGGCGCCCCGCCGGTCCCGCAGGGCGTGCTGACCGGCGGCTACCACGGCAAGTGGATCGACGCGGCGACGGTCAACGAGGCGATCGTCTCCCGCAACTCCCTGGACGCGGTGGGCGGTTCCCTCGGCGCCGGCGCGATCCTGCCGATCAGTCAGGACACCTGCCCGCTGGGCGAGTCGCTGCGCGTGGCGCAGTGGCTGGCCGAGGAGAGCGCGGGACAGTGCGGTCCCTGCTACCTGGGTCTGCCGGCCGCCGCGCGCGGCATGGAGGACATCATCAACGGCGGCGGACCGGCCGCCCTGGAGGCGCTCAAGCAGGTCGCCAAGAACGTGAAGCGGCGCGGCGCCTGTTCGCATCCGGACGGCTCCGCGATGTTCCTGGAGTCGACGATCAAGGCGTTCACGGACGACCTGGCCGCCCACGTCCTCGGAAACGGCTGCGGCAGGCCCGTGGAGGGCGTTCTGCCGCTCTTCGAGGGCGGCAAGGCCCCTACGGGCATCCCGGGCGGCGGAGAGTCCGAGGAGAACGGTCCCAGCCGTCAGAAGATCTACGTCGACTGGACCCTGTGCCGGGGGCACGGCCTGTGCGCCGACATCCTCCCCGAGGTCTTCGAACTCGGCGCCGACGGCTTCCCGACCGTCGCGCAGGCCCAAGTGCCGCGCTACGCCGAGGCGAAGGCGCTGCGCGCGGTCCGCCGCTGCCCGGCGCTCGCCCTGCGCATCGAGGAGGACACCCGCTCCCAGGGCGCGACCCGCAACAACCTGCCGGTCCTCTCCCAGGGCCGCGGCCGCCGCGCACTGGGCCGCTGAGCACACCGACAAGGGGCCGTCCGCATGCGGACGGCCCCTTGTCGGTGTCCCCATGTCCCCATGCCCCCGTGTCCCCCGCGAGAAGCCGGCCGCTCAGCCGCTCCGCCCCGAGGCACACGAAAAATCCCGCCGGATCGAGATGATCCGGCGGGATCTGACTGTGGAGCTAAGGAGAATTGAACTCCTGACCTCCTGCATGCCATGCAGGCGCTCTACCAACTGAGCTATAGCCCCTGGTGGCCATGCGGCGGAACCGCACAGTGGCCTGTCGCCCGGTCTCCCCGGCGGCGACGCCAACTTTACCGGCCCACCGGGGGAGCACCAAATCGTTTCCGTTCTGTCCGGATTCGGCAGCTGATGCCGACTCACGCGGTCAGCTGCCGATCAGGCCGTGACGAACGAATAGAACCGTTTGAGCGTGCAGTGCTCTTCGAGGAGCCGGCCGTAGATCGGCTCACCCTCGAGCTCGCGGTACGTCTCGATCGGGTCGCCTTTTATGATCAGCGCCCGCGCGCATTCCTCGCACCAGTACTGGTAGTCCGGATTGACCGGCTCCATGTCACGGACGATCGGCGTACCACTGCCGCACCAGTCGCACTTTCGCCTGTGCGCACCCATCGATCAGCTCCAGCTGTGGCCGCAGGCCGTGCACACGTAGGAGATCCCCCCGTTGTCACCGAGCACTTGGGCCACATGGACGGAACCGCAGGAAGGGCAGCTGAGACGGATGACCGTGTCCTGTGTCGACGCTGCTCCAAGGAGGTGGCCGACCTCCCTGAGGATGCTCGCAGGCATCACTGCTCCCTCCCGTCGGGCCGCGCCCCCTTCCGGCCGTTTGATTCTGCCACGGCCGGGCCAATACGGTCAGCGACGCCTCAGTACCAGTCCGGACACGGCACCCACCGCGCCCCTCCCGGCCCGCGCGAACACGCACGCCGAAGCGCCTCCGCAGAGGTATACGCCCCGAAGGCCCCGAGTGACTCAAGCCGGTGCGAGAACAGCGTGCTGAACACCGCGTCTCCGGCCGGCCGAACCGCGTGACGGCGCCGAGCAGCGCTCCGGCGTCCGCCGCGTCCTCGGACGGCATCAGCGGCTTGCCGCCGAACCGAACCCGGCTCCGCGGACGACGAGAAATCCCGCCCCCTGACCGGGGACGGGATCTTCATCAAGTGATCTCTGACACTCGGGAGAGTGTCGTTCTGTGGAGCTAAGGAGAATTGAACTCCTGACCTCCTGCATGCCATGCAGGCGCTCTACCAACTGAGCTATAGCCCCTCGCGCCACGCGACCGGAGCCGCATGGTGTTTCGCCCCGCTCGGCGGGGCGAACAAGAAGAACTCTAGCCTGCGACCTGCCGGAAAGTGAAATCCGGGCCACTGGCGCCGTGGGCCGCTCAGTCGTCGTCGCCGAGCACCGGTTCCGGGAGGGTGCCGGCGTTGTGCTCGAGCAGGCGCCAGCCGCGCGCGCCTTCGCCGAGGACGGACCAGCAGCAGTTGGAGAGTCCGCCGAGGCTCTCCCAGTGCTGGGACTCCAGACCGAGGAGACGGCCGATCGTGGTGCGGATCGTGCCGCCGTGGCTGACCACGACGAGCGTGCCGTTGTCGGGGATCTTCTCGGCGTGGCGCAGCACCACGGGGGCCGCGCGGTCGGCGACCTCGGTCTCCAGTTCGCCGCCACCGCGGCGCACCGGCTCACCGCGCTTCCACGCGGCGTACTCCTCGCCGTACCGGGCGATGATCTCCTCGTGCGTCAGCCCCTGCCAGGCGCCCGCGTAGGTCTCCCGCAGACCCTCCTCGTGGGTCACGTCCAGGCCGGTGAGCTCGGCGAGCTCGGCGGCCGTGTGCGCGGCCCGCTGGAGGTCGGAGGCGACGATCGCGTCGGGCCTCAGGGAGGCGAGCAGCCGGGCGGCGCGGCGGGCCTGGCCGACGCCGGTCTCGGTGAGCTCGACGTCCGTGGTGCCCTGGAAGCGGCGCTCCACGTTCCACGAGGTCTGGCCGTGCCGCCAGAGGATGACGCGGCGCCCGCGGCCCGGCTTGCGGCCGGCGCCCGCGGGGGCGGTCACCGCAGCTCCCCGAAGTCGGCGGTGTCCTCCTCGGCCTGCACCTTGGCGTGCTCCTCGGCCTTGCCGCGGGTGGCCTTGGCGTCGGCCGGCAGGTCGATCTCGGGGCAGTCCTTCCACAGCCGCTCCAGGGCGTAGAAGACCCGCTCCTCGCTGTGCTGGACATGGACGACGATGTCGATGTAGTCGAGCAGGATCCAGCGGGCCTCACGGTCGCCCTCGCGGCGCACCGGCTTGACGCCGAGCTCCTTGGAGAGCCGCTCCTCGATCTCGTCGACGATCGACTTGACCTGGCGGTCGTTGGGTGCGGAGGCCACGAGGAAGGCGTCCGTGATCGACAGCACGTCGCTGACGTCATAGGCGATCACATCGTGGGCGAGCTTGTCGGCGGCCGCCTGGGCGGCGGTGGTGATGAGCTCAAGGGAGCGGTCAGTCGCGGTCACTACAAGGCTTTCGGTCGGCGGTCACTGGACATCAAGGGTCTCACGGACCGCCGACGGCACCCCACGTGATGGGTTGCGCACGTGGGATGCCGTCCTCGCCGGGCCTGTCCTAGGAGGACGAGGGCGTGTAGTCCTGGCCGAGGACCACGGCGACGTTCGCGCCCGAGGAGACCGTGCCCTGGGCGACGGAGCCGGCGGGCAGGCCCAGCGTCTTGGCGACCTCGGTGGCGTTCTCCTTGTCGGCGGCTTCGGCGTAGACGACCCTGGAGGCGGCCTGGGCGGCGGAGGCGGTGCCGCCCTCCAGGAAGGTGAAGCCGCCGTTGAGCAGCACGACGCGGGCCTTCTCGGTGTTGTCCTTGACGCCGCTGGCGTTCTGCACGGCCACGCTGACGGCCGCGTCCTTGTCGGGGCTCCTGGCGGTGCCGCCGAGCACGTCCTTGACCACCCTCGCGCTGGCCTCGGCGTTCAGGGTGCCGTCGCTCTGGACGGGCATCAGGGCCGTCCTGTGGTCGCCGCCCTTGGCGAGGTCGGCGAGTTTGGCGAGGAAGGTGCCGAGTTCCTTGTCGGTCAGCGGCGGCTCGAGGATCTGGGCCAGCGTCTGCACGGTGGTGGTCGCGGCCGTGGGGTCGGAGGACAGCTTGCGCAGTACGCCCTGCATGACCTGCCCGAACCGCTCCAGCTGGGCGTTCTGGGCCTCTCCGGGGGCGCGGTGGGTGGCGTAGGCGACGGCCATCTTGCCGCTGAGGGTCTGGCTCTTCCCCTTGTTCACCAGGGGCGCCTCGCCCTTCTTCTTCGCGTCCGGATCGGGCACGTCGGCGTTGGTGTCGACGTCGATGTTGCCGACGAGGTCGACGAGGTTCTGGAGATAGGGGGTGTCCAGGCGCCAGGTGCCCTCGATCTTGGTGCCGAGGACGGTGTCGAGGGCCTCGCGGGTGCCGGCGGAGCCGTCCTCGTCGACCGACTTGGCGAGGGTGGTCGTGGTGCCGTCGTCGTCCGTCACGACGAGCGAGTTGGGCAGCAGGACGGTGGTGCCCTGCTTGGTGGTGGTGTTGTCGACGAGCAGCACCGTGGAGGTGCCGCCCTCGGCGGTGTTGTGCAGGTGGACGACGACCACGTCGCGGCTCTGGGCACCGGCGGCCGTCGCGGTGCCGGTTCCGTCGTCGGAGGACGACGACGTGCCGGGGAGCTTCCCCGCGAACCAGAGGTAGCCGACACCGCCGGCCGCGACCAGCGCGAGGACGACGACCAGGGCGACGACCCGGCTGCGGGCGCGGCGCTTGGCCTCCTCACGGCGCTCGGTGCGGTTCTCGGTGAACTTCAGCCAGTCGATGACGTCCTCGGAGTCACCGTCGGGGTCCTCGACGAACGCGAACTGCTCGGTGCGGTACTCCCGTTCGCCTTCCCCGGCGGGTGCCCCGCCGGGCTCGGCGCGGTGGTCCGGGCCGGCCCCGCGCTGCCCGTCCCGGTCGGCGGCGTCCGGTTCCCCGACCGGCCCGGCCTGCTGGGGGATGTAGGCGGTCTGCTCGGCGACACGGGGCTGCTGCCCGCCCGTCGCGGCCTGGCCATGGGGGTCGTAGGGGACGTAGGAGTCGTAGGACGGCCCCGGCCCGCCGGAGTGCTGGTGACCGGCGGCGTACGGGTCGTAGGACGGCACGGGTGCCTGCTGGCCGGTGCCGTAGGGGTCGTACGCCGGTGGGAGCTGCTGCCCGCCCGTGGCGTACGGGTCGTACCCGTAGCCCTGCTGCGGGTACGGGTCGTACGGCTGCGCGCCGCCGTACTC carries:
- a CDS encoding cytochrome b/b6 domain-containing protein, with amino-acid sequence MNPRRSNSSLPQPGRSAYGVASAVVLLLIPVAVLVGGDRFRDFLNFGAGVLSLVSLSCSVIWGLVAQDRVFLNTRQRIIGQAVHRTTAVASIAFLLLHVTTKIALDHVQLVGALIPFSLGVTGIEGLIGLGSLAGLLMIFVGITGALRSRFASPAPVAARWRAMHMLAYPAWCAALLHGLYAGRAAKPIFTILYGLAVLGVTAALALRAAPRPVKRQVADRIAAFMGSDERPGRADLDASRARMAESTGALPGYENQRGNRSQTRANPSYQAPAAPEPANGFAAAYRAVSTPPRPRQQPFPADQTARMDLPMDMQPTEAIPRTDGGSTSGSWPIPSPPPVGEAPPSAYDPLNDTGYNIPAYGNAGAAGYGSSDVYDTGETNTLYGAYYPDDTYNNSGPATEPPPGASYDFDAPGSGEPWNTPSGGYR
- a CDS encoding NADH-quinone oxidoreductase subunit NuoF family protein — protein: MNEALPDVPEVRVVGLPQLTSGFDLVERLDLPMHLKVHGPLEPMGGEQLAKLSENINLKGRGGAGFPFHKKLRSVAEAAIKRGVRPVVVVNGSEDEPACRKDTVLINRAPHLILDGALLVAEALGARTLVVGVTRESTQRSMEAALAERGLSNGRRSALRARVQRNPVRMVTGAAASLVRSIDGGPAIPPGRKVSASQNGVGGAPTLLSNAETFAQLAIAARIGPERYGNTGLYDEPGTVMLTVSGAVARPMVIEVPTGVPLRYVLQLAGAPPVPQGVLTGGYHGKWIDAATVNEAIVSRNSLDAVGGSLGAGAILPISQDTCPLGESLRVAQWLAEESAGQCGPCYLGLPAAARGMEDIINGGGPAALEALKQVAKNVKRRGACSHPDGSAMFLESTIKAFTDDLAAHVLGNGCGRPVEGVLPLFEGGKAPTGIPGGGESEENGPSRQKIYVDWTLCRGHGLCADILPEVFELGADGFPTVAQAQVPRYAEAKALRAVRRCPALALRIEEDTRSQGATRNNLPVLSQGRGRRALGR
- a CDS encoding histidine phosphatase family protein, which codes for MTAPAGAGRKPGRGRRVILWRHGQTSWNVERRFQGTTDVELTETGVGQARRAARLLASLRPDAIVASDLQRAAHTAAELAELTGLDVTHEEGLRETYAGAWQGLTHEEIIARYGEEYAAWKRGEPVRRGGGELETEVADRAAPVVLRHAEKIPDNGTLVVVSHGGTIRTTIGRLLGLESQHWESLGGLSNCCWSVLGEGARGWRLLEHNAGTLPEPVLGDDD
- the rsfS gene encoding ribosome silencing factor, producing the protein MTATDRSLELITTAAQAAADKLAHDVIAYDVSDVLSITDAFLVASAPNDRQVKSIVDEIEERLSKELGVKPVRREGDREARWILLDYIDIVVHVQHSEERVFYALERLWKDCPEIDLPADAKATRGKAEEHAKVQAEEDTADFGELR
- a CDS encoding LytR C-terminal domain-containing protein, which produces MNDRYDAGHGGGHDDQYELVGYDEFGRPVYQQAQHQQTHHQQAPQQQEYGGAQPYDPYPQQGYGYDPYATGGQQLPPAYDPYGTGQQAPVPSYDPYAAGHQHSGGPGPSYDSYVPYDPHGQAATGGQQPRVAEQTAYIPQQAGPVGEPDAADRDGQRGAGPDHRAEPGGAPAGEGEREYRTEQFAFVEDPDGDSEDVIDWLKFTENRTERREEAKRRARSRVVALVVVLALVAAGGVGYLWFAGKLPGTSSSSDDGTGTATAAGAQSRDVVVVHLHNTAEGGTSTVLLVDNTTTKQGTTVLLPNSLVVTDDDGTTTTLAKSVDEDGSAGTREALDTVLGTKIEGTWRLDTPYLQNLVDLVGNIDVDTNADVPDPDAKKKGEAPLVNKGKSQTLSGKMAVAYATHRAPGEAQNAQLERFGQVMQGVLRKLSSDPTAATTTVQTLAQILEPPLTDKELGTFLAKLADLAKGGDHRTALMPVQSDGTLNAEASARVVKDVLGGTARSPDKDAAVSVAVQNASGVKDNTEKARVVLLNGGFTFLEGGTASAAQAASRVVYAEAADKENATEVAKTLGLPAGSVAQGTVSSGANVAVVLGQDYTPSSS